In a single window of the Streptomyces cinnabarinus genome:
- a CDS encoding DNA-3-methyladenine glycosylase family protein: MAGRFAPRPTRTTVRGGHVGVPVGAPRGAASSGGRVRTWVPEGPLDLGLVLGPLRRGPGDPTFRAMPDGSVWRASRTPGGVGTLRIALRGAAVRAEAWGPGAEWLLERVPALLGALDDPSAFVPRHRVVALARHRRPGLRLTRTGLVMESLIPSVLEQKVTTDEAYRAWRLLVRQYGEPAPGPVPGRMCVMPDARTWALIPSWEWHRAGVDDKRASTIVRCVRVAARLEEAVFMGAADAQARLEAVVGVGPWTSAEVVQRSHGAADAVTVGDLHLPGIVGFALAGDRDADDAVMLSLLEPYAGQRHRAARLILLSGRVPARRAPRMPRGDIGRL, translated from the coding sequence GTGGCTGGACGATTCGCGCCTCGGCCCACGCGTACGACTGTGCGTGGTGGGCATGTCGGTGTGCCCGTGGGGGCGCCTCGAGGGGCCGCCTCTTCTGGTGGGCGGGTGCGGACTTGGGTTCCTGAGGGGCCGCTCGATCTCGGGCTGGTGCTCGGGCCGTTGCGGCGGGGGCCCGGGGATCCGACGTTTCGGGCCATGCCGGACGGGTCCGTGTGGCGGGCCAGTCGGACGCCGGGCGGGGTGGGGACCCTACGGATCGCCTTGCGGGGTGCCGCCGTGCGGGCGGAGGCGTGGGGGCCGGGGGCGGAGTGGCTCCTGGAGCGGGTGCCGGCGCTGTTGGGGGCCTTGGATGATCCGTCGGCGTTCGTGCCGCGGCATCGGGTGGTGGCTCTTGCGCGGCACCGGCGGCCGGGGTTGCGGCTGACGCGGACCGGGCTGGTGATGGAGTCGTTGATTCCGTCGGTTCTGGAGCAGAAGGTCACGACCGATGAGGCTTATCGGGCCTGGCGGTTGTTGGTACGGCAGTACGGGGAGCCGGCGCCCGGGCCCGTGCCGGGGCGGATGTGTGTGATGCCGGATGCCCGGACGTGGGCGTTGATCCCGTCGTGGGAGTGGCATCGGGCGGGGGTCGACGACAAGCGGGCGTCGACGATTGTGCGGTGTGTGCGGGTTGCTGCGCGGCTGGAGGAGGCCGTGTTCATGGGGGCCGCTGATGCGCAGGCGCGGTTGGAGGCGGTGGTGGGGGTGGGGCCCTGGACCTCTGCGGAAGTGGTGCAGCGCAGTCACGGGGCGGCGGATGCGGTGACGGTGGGGGATCTGCATCTGCCGGGGATCGTGGGGTTTGCGCTGGCCGGGGATCGGGATGCGGATGATGCGGTGATGTTGTCGCTGCTGGAGCCGTATGCGGGGCAGCGGCATCGGGCGGCTCGGTTGATTCTGCTGAGCGGGCGGGTGCCGGCGCGGAGGGCTCCGCGGATGCCTCGGGGGGATATCGGGCGGTTGTGA
- a CDS encoding nucleotidyltransferase family protein, with translation MTEAILLVGGKGTRLRPLTVHTPKPMVPAAGVPFLTHQLARARAAGVDHIVLATSYLAEVFEPYFGDGAALGLHIEYVTEEEPLGTGGAIRNVASRLHSAPDDPVLIFNGDILTGLDIRALVETHQRTAADISLHLTKVTDPRAYGLVPTDETGRVTAFLEKPQTPEEIVTDQINAGAYVFRRSVIDTIPTGRPVSVERETFPDLLSAGAHLQGMVDSTYWLDLGTPAAFVRGSADLVLGRAPSPAVPGRCGDRLILPTARVAPDAKLSGGTVVGEGAFVAEGARVFGSTILPGAVIEPGAVITDSMIGTRARVGERSILTGTVIGDDATVGAENELTDGARVWCNAQIPARSLRFSPDQ, from the coding sequence GTGACAGAAGCGATCCTCCTGGTCGGCGGCAAGGGCACACGGCTGCGTCCGCTCACCGTGCACACGCCCAAGCCCATGGTCCCGGCGGCCGGGGTCCCCTTCCTCACGCACCAGCTGGCGAGAGCGAGAGCGGCGGGCGTGGACCACATCGTGCTCGCGACCTCCTACCTGGCCGAGGTCTTCGAGCCGTACTTCGGGGACGGCGCCGCGCTGGGCCTGCACATCGAGTACGTCACCGAGGAGGAGCCGCTCGGCACGGGCGGCGCCATCCGCAACGTGGCCTCCCGCCTCCACTCGGCTCCCGACGACCCGGTACTCATCTTCAACGGCGACATCCTGACGGGGCTCGACATCAGGGCGCTGGTGGAAACGCACCAGCGCACGGCCGCGGACATCTCCCTCCACCTGACGAAGGTGACGGACCCGAGGGCGTACGGCCTGGTCCCCACGGACGAGACGGGCCGGGTGACGGCGTTCCTGGAGAAGCCGCAGACTCCCGAGGAAATCGTCACGGACCAGATCAACGCGGGCGCGTACGTCTTCCGCCGCTCGGTCATCGACACGATCCCGACGGGCCGCCCGGTCTCGGTGGAACGAGAGACGTTCCCGGACCTCCTCTCCGCCGGGGCTCACCTACAGGGCATGGTGGATTCCACCTACTGGCTCGACCTGGGCACCCCGGCGGCCTTCGTACGAGGTTCCGCGGACTTGGTGCTGGGCCGAGCCCCGTCCCCCGCAGTGCCGGGCCGCTGCGGCGACCGCCTGATCCTCCCCACGGCACGGGTGGCCCCCGACGCGAAACTGTCGGGCGGCACGGTGGTGGGCGAGGGGGCGTTCGTGGCGGAGGGCGCCAGGGTCTTCGGCAGCACGATCCTCCCCGGCGCGGTCATCGAACCCGGCGCGGTCATCACCGACTCCATGATCGGCACGAGGGCCCGGGTGGGCGAACGCTCCATCCTCACGGGCACGGTCATAGGCGACGACGCCACGGTAGGCGCCGAGAACGAACTCACCGACGGCGCCCGAGTCTGGTGCAACGCCCAAATCCCCGCCAGATCCCTCCGCTTCTCCCCGGACCAGTAG